From one Trifolium pratense cultivar HEN17-A07 linkage group LG1, ARS_RC_1.1, whole genome shotgun sequence genomic stretch:
- the LOC123917458 gene encoding receptor-like cytosolic serine/threonine-protein kinase RBK2 produces MMKEKVDSPITVLEDYFRSSDSESSSSKEPILDTESHDENSKPFSRWHSFFQLLKNRSKKQVPALNHPLNGEFSTRMSRSMRDNILPSCLTLSNATSTPCRSPWKIFSHHDIQIATNHFSQENLIGKGGYAEVYKGCLADNRLVAIKRLTRGTADEIIADFLSELGVMAHVNHPNTAKLVGYGVDGGMYLVLELSEKGSLASVLYGSKEKVPWCIRHKIALGTAKGILYLHEGCQKRFIHRDIKAANILLTEDFEPQICDFGLAKWLPENWTHHNVSKFEGTFGYLAPEYLLHGIVDEKTDVFAFGVLLLELVSGRRALDYSQQSLVLWAKPLLKKNDIMELIDPSLAREFNVRQVNLMLLTAALCIQQSSIRRPSMRQVVQLLNGNLSSFKAMKKTRLPVFRRVFREELLDDDDSN; encoded by the exons ATGATGAAGGAAAAAGTAGATTCACCTATTACAGTTCTTGAGGATTATTTTAGAAGTTCAGATTCAGAATCAAGTTCTTCCAAAGAACCTATTTTGGATACTGAGTCTCATGATGAAaattcaaaacctttttcaaggtGGCATTCATTTTTTCAATTGTTGAAAAACAGATCAAAGAAACAGGTACCTGCATTGAATCATCCTCTTAATGGAGAATTCTCAACAAGAATGAGTAGAAGCATGAGGGATAATATTCTTCCAAGTTGTCTCACTCTCTCAAATGCAACTTCAACACCTTGTAGATCACCATGGAAAATCTTTTCTCATCATGATATACAAATTGCAACCAATCATTTTAGCCAAG AAAATTTGATAGGAAAAGGTGGTTATGCTGAAGTTTACAAAGGGTGTTTGGCGGATAATCGGTTAGTAGCAATCAAACGGTTAACAAGAGGAACTGCTGATGAAATCATAGCAGATTTTTTATCAGAACTTGGTGTAATGGCTCATGTTAACCATCCTAATACTGCTAAGCTTGTTGGTTATGGAGTGGATGGAGGAATGTATCTAGTTCTTGAATTGTCCGAAAAAGGGAGTCTAGCTTCGGTGCTATATG GTTCCAAGGAGAAAGTACCATGGTGTATTAGGCACAAAATTGCATTAGGAACAGCAAAGGGTATATTATATCTTCATGAGGGTTGTCAAAAAAGGTTTATCCACAGAGATATAAAAGCTGCCAATATCTTGCTCACAGAAGATTTTGAGCCTCAG ATTTGTGATTTCGGGCTAGCAAAATGGTTGCCAGAGAATTGGACTCATCACaatgtttcaaaatttgaaggAACTTTCGG CTACCTTGCTCCTGAATACTTGCTTCATGGCATAGTAGATGAGAAAACAGATGTATTTGCATTTGGTGTATTGCTATTAGAATTAGTCAGTGGGAGAAGAGCACTTGATTATTCACAACAAAGCCTTGTTTTATGG GCAAAACCTTTGTTGAAAAAGAATGATATTATGGAGCTGATAGATCCGTCACTAGCTAGGGAATTCAACGTTAGGCAGGTGAATCTTATGCTCTTGACAGCTGCTTTATGCATACAACAGTCCTCCATTCGCCGCCCTTCTATGAGACAG GTTGTGCAGCTTCTGAATGGAAACCTTAGTTCCTTCAAGGCCATGAAGAAAACTCGATTGCCAGTCTTCCGAAGAGTCTTTCGGGAAGAGCTccttgatgatgatgattctaATTAG
- the LOC123917730 gene encoding histidine-containing phosphotransfer protein 5-like isoform X1: protein MDQLQRKLRDYEAAMFQQGFLDDQFSQLQKLQDDSSPDFVIEVMTMFFDDSEKLLNNISRALEQIPVNFKQIDAYVHQQKGSSASVGAARVKNICATFRSFCEAQNRDGCVSCLQQLQKEYSQLKKNLQYLFRLQQEFKAAAGSIPTGE from the exons ATGGATCAGTTACAGAGGAAGCTTCGCGATTACGAAGCTGCTATGTTTCAACAG GGTTTTCTGGATGATCAGTTCAGTCAGCTTCAGAAACTGCAAGATGATAGTAGTCCTGATTTTGTGATTGAGGTTATGACTATGTTTTTTGATGATTCTGAGAAATTACTCAACAACATATCACGTGCGTT AGAGCAAATACCTGTGAATTTCAAACAAATAGATGCATATGTCCATCAACAGAAGGGAAGCAGTGCTAG TGTTGGTGCTGCTagagttaaaaatatttgtgCAACTTTCAGAAGTTTCTGTGAGGCTCAGAATAGGGATGG GTGTGTTAGTTGTCTACAACAATTGCAAAAGGAATACTCTCAACTGAAGAAGAACCTTCAATACCTATTTAGG CTGCAACAAGAATTCAAGGCTGCTGCTGGTTCTATTCCCACGGGGGAGTAA
- the LOC123917655 gene encoding uncharacterized TPR repeat-containing protein At1g05150-like, producing MATRGTRSEKVRRIFNQFDSNHDGGLNREEMASLVGAVNPRVKFSDEQINAILDEVFRTYAEFIDGERGLTYEGLLRTYDDGAGDVDRDFDALALDINAADDEEGSKAPVPVSEASSSSIVDERMAVESQKKQRTAAWAVSPNHGIVFDDTWKIVDDLEILIKRLKLKQAKDGKVKGENFDAYSDAGWSRELGPSTEISEKRVVWDESGHDYGVFVKEVAGLRSRADSARSREEAFDGQMAIGRVLYEHQLFKEALISFKRACELQPVDVRPHFRAGNCYYVLGRYKEAKEEFLLALEAAEAGGNQWAYLLPQIYVNLGISLEGEGMVLSACEYYREAAILCPTHFRALKLLGSALFGVGEYRAAVKALEEAIFMKPDYADAHCDLASALHAMGEDERAIEVFQKAIDLKPGHIDALYNLGGLYMDLGRFQRASEMYTRVLAVWPNHWRAQLNKAVSLLGAGENEEAKRALKEALKMTNRVELHDAISHLKQLQKKKNKPNGAIPGESPFVIVEPTKFKTVGEKTTVRQELASALQIRALQKVARLNRCNVELLKKEMSERDVPVSYSGSGVPEKSIRKPNLEEILRKLLIFLKPDTFQGAVKAINERILSVLDENGSGRLDLGMFYAILAPICGGPSERRKRIAFDALLWRPMNEGGANLKKVDAVRYIKLLRAIYVPSHGSSELMELHGDVDTSMVSFSEFLVMFDDPDWGFGIMPILVKLETGDRNRHGKTMCSVCRYPIIGSRFKEIKSHFNLCNQCYSEGKVPSTFKQEEYRFKEYGNESETMKDKCTCF from the coding sequence ATGGCGACGAGAGGTACTAGATCGGAAAAAGTGCGACGAATTTTCAACCAATTTGATTCGAATCATGATGGGGGTCTCAACAGAGAAGAAATGGCATCGCTTGTTGGTGCTGTAAACCCTAGGGTTAAATTCAGCGATGAACAAATCAACGCTATTTTAGATGAGGTTTTCAGAACCTATGCTGAATTCATCGATGGTGAGAGGGGTCTAACCTATGAGGGTCTTCTTCGTACCTATGATGATGGTGCTGGTGATGTTGATAGAGATTTTGATGCTCTTGCTCTTGACATTAATGCTGCTGATGATGAGGAGGGTAGTAAGGCTCCTGTGCCGGTTTCGGAGGCTTCTTCGTCGTCGATTGTTGATGAGAGGATGGCTGTTGAGTCACAGAAGAAGCAACGGACGGCTGCGTGGGCGGTGTCGCCGAATCATGGTATTGTTTTTGATGATACGTGgaaaattgttgatgatttaGAGATTTTGATTAAGAGGTTGAAGTTAAAGCAAGCTAAAGATGGGAAAGTGAAAGGTGAAAATTTTGATGCTTATTCTGATGCGGGTTGGTCGAGAGAATTGGGACCTTCTACGGAGATTTCGGAGAAGAGAGTGGTTTGGGATGAATCAGGACATGATTATGGTGTTTTTGTGAAGGAAGTAGCTGGTTTGAGGAGTAGAGCTGATAGTGCTAGATCAAGAGAAGAAGCTTTTGATGGACAAATGGCAATTGGTAGGGTTTTGTATGAACATCAATTGTTTAAGGAAGCTTTGATTAGTTTCAAGAGGGCTTGTGAATTGCAACCTGTGGATGTTAGGCCTCATTTTAGAGCTGGTAATTGTTATTATGTTCTTGGAAGGTATAAGGAAGCTAAGGAAGAGTTTTTGTTGGCACTTGAAGCTGCTGAGGCTGGTGGAAATCAATGGGCTTATTTGTTGCCACAGATTTATGTTAACCTTGGTATTTCGTTGGAAGGGGAAGGTATGGTTTTGAGTGCTTGTGAGTATTATAGGGAGGCTGCAATTCTTTGTCCTACACATTTTAGAGCTTTGAAACTCTTGGGTAGTGCTCTTTTTGGTGTTGGGGAATATAGAGCTGCCGTCAAGGCCCTTGAGGAGGCTATTTTCATGAAGCCCGATTATGCTGATGCACATTGTGATTTGGCTTCGGCGTTGCATGCTATGGGTGAGGATGAGAGGGCGATTGAGGTTTTTCAGAAGGCTATTGATTTGAAACCGGGTCATATTGATGCTCTTTATAATTTAGGTGGGTTGTATATGGACCTTGGTAGGTTCCAGAGGGCTTCTGAGATGTATACCAGAGTTTTGGCTGTGTGGCCGAATCATTGGCGGGCACAATTGAACAAGGCGGTGTCGTTGCTAGGAGCTGGGGAGAACGAAGAAGCCAAAAGAGCTTTGAAGGAAGCATTGAAAATGACAAATAGGGTTGAGTTGCACGACGCAATATCACATTTGAAGCAGCTGcagaaaaagaagaacaaaCCTAATGGGGCTATTCCGGGAGAATCGCCATTTGTCATAGTTGAACCTACCAAGTTTAAGACAGTTGGAGAAAAGACTACTGTGAGGCAGGAACTAGCTAGTGCTTTGCAAATCAGAGCACTTCAGAAGGTTGCTAGGTTGAATCGTTGCAATGTTGAGCTGTTGAAGAAGGAAATGAGTGAACGCGATGTTCCAGTGTCCTATTCTGGTAGCGGAGTGCCTGAAAAATCCATTCGGAAACCGAACTTGGAAGAAATTCTTCGCAAACTGCTTATTTTTCTGAAGCCAGACACTTTTCAAGGAGCTGTGAAAGCCATAAATGAGAGGATTCTTTCGGTTTTGGATGAAAACGGTTCAGGCAGGTTAGATCTTGGAATGTTCTATGCTATTCTTGCTCCCATTTGTGGTGGTCCTTCGGAGAGACGTAAAAGGATCGCCTTCGATGCACTGTTGTGGCGTCCCATGAATGAAGGTGGTGCTAATTTAAAGAAAGTTGATGCCGTCAGATACATCAAGTTGTTAAGGGCTATTTATGTTCCTTCCCATGGTTCTAGTGAATTAATGGAGCTTCACGGAGACGTAGACACTTCAATGGTGTCTTTCTCTGAGTTTTTAGTTATGTTTGATGATCCAGATTGGGGTTTTGGTATTATGCCTATCTTAGTGAAACTTGAAACAGGAGATAGAAACCGACACGGCAAAACCATGTGCTCGGTTTGCCGGTACCCGATTATTGGTTCACGTTTTAAGGAGATAAAATCTCATTTTAATTTGTGTAACCAATGCTACAGTGAAGGAAAAGTGCCTTCTACATTTAAGCAGGAAGAATACAGATTTAAGGAGTATGGAAATGAGAGTGAAACCATGAAAGATAAGTGTACGTGCTTTTAA
- the LOC123917541 gene encoding autophagy-related protein 18g-like produces the protein MKKGKGKNNGLLPSSLRIISSCLKTVSTNACTVASTVRSAGASVASSITSSTSDDHKDQVTWAGFDKLELDQRICKRVLLLGYLNGFQVLDVEDASGFSELVSRRDGPVSFLQMQPFPVGVDSDGKEGFRKSHPMLLVVAGAGDRDRDDGCVGQNGSNLGNKVETQSGNGVNSATAVRFYSFKSHSYVHVLRFRSVVCMIRCCSKVVAVGLATQIYCFDALTLENKFSVLTYPVPQLAGQGTIGVNVGYGPMAVGPRWLAYASNNPLPSKVGCISPQNLSPSPGVSPSTSPSGSTLVARYAMESSKHLAAGIYKYCQEFLPDGSSAPVPSHSGLKASRVTGNDMDNAGMVIIKDFVSRAIISQFKAHSSPISALCFDPSGTLLVTASVYGNNINIFRIMPSSARKGSGVSSCDWSATQAHLYRLHRGITPAMIQDICFSHFSQWVAIVSSKGTCHLFVLSPFGGDTGFQIISSKGEEPALLPVLSRPWWSTSSSISHQQSLPPPAPVVLSVVSRIKYSSFGWLNTIQNSTANVSGKVFVPSGAIAAIFHNSMSHSQPLAKSKMKSLEHLLVYTPSGHIVQHKLFPSVGPEPNESGPGTQSASALHMQEDEFRVKVEPIQWWDVCRRLEWPEKGDPCSNTFDRQDGTGRVQERMYSADGYGFNFLNISDGVGEQTVKPATGKPHERSHWYISNAEVQVNFGRIPIWENSKICFYSMNSGRTVFDAGGESEIEKISAHEVEIRRKELLPVFDHFQSIRPSWNERNLPEGKYVGLTSPVLHGTEDKQTADMTVICHSKPASLSSTESSDGGSSRRIENLLDLDHVSSCQILGEIYLERRETINVEPSQQNKIVLENLSPSGSLKHVDSSYDHCLSGSPLPQGRKINSNGRDSVEGVGINFSEVASVMQNVGHSFPDGHCKTLVRDGSNVLTEEVTDDVDSSSSSHHEREQPEDEQNDEIFGGLFAFSE, from the exons ATGAAGAAAGGTAAAGGTAAAAACAACGGTTTATTACCGAGTTCGTTAAGAATCATCTCTTCTTGTCTTAAAACTGTTTCCACCAATGCTTGCACCGTCGCTTCCACCGTCCGTTCCGCCGGCGCCTCCGTCGCTTCTTCCATTACCTCTTCTACTTCCGATGATCACAAAGATCAG GTTACTTGGGCTGGTTTTGATAAACTAGAGCTTGATCAGAGAATTTGTAAGCGTGTTCTGTTACTTGGTTATTTGAATGGATTTCAAGTACTTGATGTTGAAGATGCATCTGGATTTAGTGAGCTGGTTTCGAGGCGCGACGGACCGGTTTCTTTTTTACAGATGCAGCCTTTTCCTGTAGGTGTAGATTCTGATGGTAAGGAGGGGTTTAGAAAATCGCATCCTATGCTGTTGGTTGTTGCTGGGGCTGGGGATAGGGATAGAGATGATGGTTGTGTTGGACAAAATGGTAGTAATTTAGGTAATAAGGTGGAGACTCAATCTGGGAATGGTGTTAATTCTGCTACGGCTGTTCGGTTTTATTCGTTCAAGTCTCATTCTTATGTTCATGTTTTGAGGTTTCGATCTGTCGTGTGTATGATTAGGTGTTGTTCCAAGGTTGTAGCTGTTGGTCTTGCCACACAA ATATACTGCTTTGATGCATTGACTCTTGAGAATAAGTTCAGTGTTCTCACCTATCCAGTTCCTCAGTTAGCGGGACAAGGAACAATAGGTGTAAATGTGGGTTATGGTCCAATGGCTGTAGGTCCTAGGTGGCTAGCATATGCTTCCAACAACCCACTGCCCTCAAAAGTTGGATGCATAAGCCCACAAAATCTGAGTCCTTCTCCAGGAGTTAGTCCGTCAACATCTCCAAGCGGCAGTACTTTGGTGGCTCGTTATGCAATGGAGTCCAGTAAACATTTGGCTGCTGGTATATACAAATACTGTCAAGAGTTTCTTCCTGATGGTTCTAGTGCTCCAGTACCATCGCATTCCGGATTGAAAGCTAGTAGGGTTACGGGAAATGATATGGACAATGCTGGAATG GTAATCATTAAGGATTTTGTTTCCAGAGCCATCATCTCACAATTTAAAGCTCACTCTAGTCCTATATCTGCTCTATGTTTTGATCCTAGTGGGACACTTCTGGTCACTGCATCAGTCTAtggaaataatattaatatcttCCGGATAATGCCATCTTCTGCACGCAAGGGTTCAGGGGTTTCAAGCTGTGACTGGAGCGCAACTCAGGCGCATCTTTATAGACTTCATCGTGGAATAACACCAGCT ATGATCCAGGACATTTGTTTTAGTCATTTTAGCCAGTGGGTTGCAATTGTCTCTTCAAAGGGGACTTGCCATCTTTTTGTTTTGTCACCTTTTGGAGGCGATACTGGTTTCCAAATTATCAGTTCCAAGGGGGAAGAGCCCGCCTTACTTCCTGTTTTGTCTCGGCCTTGGTGGTCTACTTCATCTTCCATTTCTCACCAGCAATCTTTGCCTCCCCCAGCACCTGTTGTCCTTTCTGTTGTTAGCCGAATAAAGTATAGCAGTTTTGGATGGCTTAATACCATTCAAAATTCTACTGCAAATGTGTCAGGAAAAGTTTTTGTTCCATCTGGTGCTATTGCTGCGATATTTCATAATTCCATGTCTCACTCGCAGCCTCTTGCTAAGTCAAAAATGAAATCCTTAGAGCACTTGTTGGTATATACACCATCGGGGCATATAGTTCAACACAAGCTTTTTCCATCTGTTGGTCCAGAACCAAATGAAAGTGGTCCGGGAACCCAGTCAGCTTCAGCCCTGCATATGCAGGAGGATGAGTTCAGAGTGAAAGTTGAACCTATTCAATGGTGGGATGTATGCAGAAGGTTAGAATGGCCAGAAAAAGGGGATCCTTGCAGCAATACCTTTGACAGACAAGATGGTACTGGTAGAGTTCAAGAGAGAATGTATTCTGCTGATGGCTatggatttaattttttaaatataagtgaTGGTGTTGGGGAACAGACAGTAAAACCCGCTACAGGGAAGCCCCATGAGAGATCTCACTGGTATATATCTAATGCGGAGGTTCAAGTAAATTTTGGAAGGATTCCAATATGGGAAAATTCTAAG ATTTGCTTCTACTCAATGAATTCTGGGAGAACTGTTTTTGATGCTGGTGGTGAGTCTGAAATTGAAAAGATCTCTGCCCATGAAGTTGAAATAAGACGCAAGGAGTTGTTGCCCGTCTTTGACCATTTTCAGAGCATCAGACCAAGCTGGAATGAGAG AAACCTTCCAGAAGGAAAATATGTGGGCCTCACATCTCCTGTTCTGCATGGGACTGAAGACAAGCAAACTGCTGACATGACCGTTATTTGTCACTCAAAACCAGCATCACTGAGCTCCACTGAAAGCTCTGATGGAG GTTCATCAAGAAGGATTGAAAATTTGCTTGACCTGGATCACGTTTCTTCTTGCCAAATACTTGGTGAGATCTACCTGGAAAGAAGGGAGACAATCAATGTTGAGCCTTCTCAGCAAAACAAGATTGTGCTAGAAAATTTGTCTCCATCTGGAAGCTTGAAGCATGTGGATTCTTCATATGACCATTGTCTAAGTGGCAGTCCATTACCACAAGGGAGAAAGATAAACTCTAACGGAAGGGATAGTGTAGAAGGTGTTGGGATCAATTTTTCGGAAGTGGCCTCCGTAATGCAAAATGTTGGGCATTCTTTTCCAGATGGCCACTGCAAAACACTTGTGCGTGATGGAAGTAATGTGTTAACTGAAGAAGTAACTGATGATGTtgacagcagcagcagcagccaCCATGAAAGAGAACAACCAGAAGATGAGCAGAATGATGAAATATTTGGTGGCCTTTTTGCCTTTTCGGAGTaa
- the LOC123917730 gene encoding histidine-containing phosphotransfer protein 5-like isoform X2, with protein MDQLQRKLRDYEAAMFQQGFLDDQFSQLQKLQDDSSPDFVIEVMTMFFDDSEKLLNNISRALEQIPVNFKQIDAYVHQQKGSSASVGAARVKNICATFRSFCEAQNRDG; from the exons ATGGATCAGTTACAGAGGAAGCTTCGCGATTACGAAGCTGCTATGTTTCAACAG GGTTTTCTGGATGATCAGTTCAGTCAGCTTCAGAAACTGCAAGATGATAGTAGTCCTGATTTTGTGATTGAGGTTATGACTATGTTTTTTGATGATTCTGAGAAATTACTCAACAACATATCACGTGCGTT AGAGCAAATACCTGTGAATTTCAAACAAATAGATGCATATGTCCATCAACAGAAGGGAAGCAGTGCTAG TGTTGGTGCTGCTagagttaaaaatatttgtgCAACTTTCAGAAGTTTCTGTGAGGCTCAGAATAGGGATGGGTga